GCCTAAAGTATACTTTTTAGATAACTTCGACTCATTCAGTTATAACCTCGTTGATGAGTTATCACAACTTGGTAGTGAGTTAGTTGTTTATCGCAACCATATCGATGCACGAACTATCTACGACAAAATGTGTAATGAAACAGTACCTGTTGTGCTGGTACTATCCCCGGGCCCCGGAAAACCGAGTGAAGCAGGTTGTTTGCTTGAACTGATTGAATTGTGCAAAGGTAAGTTCCCAATGCTGGGCATATGTCTTGGCCAGCAAGCACTCACGCAAAGTTATGGCGGTACCATTGGTCATGCGGGTGAAACCGTGCATGGTAAATCGTCACAAATTGACGTTGATGAACACCCGGTTTTTGCAGGCTTGGGTCGGCAGTTTCCTGTCGCGAGATATCACTCTCTTATGGCGACAAGTGTACCTGAGTCACTAAATATTATTGCTCGATACCAAGATATTCCGATGGCGGTATACCACTCAACTGACAAAGTAATTGGTTACCAATTCCATCCTGAATCAATTTTAACGCCAGATGGTGCCAAGCTGCTTAAGCAAAGCATCGATTACTTGACCTGTTAGGAGGCAACATGGAAAGTTTAAATCAGCTGATTGAACAGCAATCTCTCAGCTTTGAGCAAGCAACAGAGCTATTTGGGCAAGTTATGCAAGGTGCACTATCAGAAGTAGAATTAACTGCCGCCCTCATCGCCCTGAAAATAAAAGGGGAAACAGCCTCAGAAATAGCGGGCGCTGCTAAAGCCATGCGTGACCACGCTGTGGCTTTTGATAATCGAGGTCTTTATTGCGCAGATAGTTGTGGAACAGGCGGCGATGGTACTAATACCATCAATGTCAGCACAACCGCAGCGATTGTCGCTGCTGCCTGTGGTATCCCCATGGTCAAACACGGTAACCGCAGTGTTTCAAGTAAATCAGGATCCGCTGATTTACTGCGTACACTGGGTATAAACCTTGAGATGACGCCAGAGCAAGGGGCAAACTGCCTAGAGCAAACCAATTTTGCATTCTTGTTTGCGCCGCTTTATCACAGCGGGGTTAAACACGCGATGCCAGTGCGCACCAAACTCAAAACACGTACCTTGTTTAACATTTTAGGCCCGCTTGCAAACCCAGCAAAGCCACAGCTTCAACTACTGGGTGTTTACGACCCTGCGCTGTGTCGTCCAATGGCAGAAACGTTGAAAATGCTCGGGACAGAGCGAGCAATGGTAGTACATGGTGCTGGGTGTGATGAAATCGCATTGCATGGCACGACACAAGTCACCGAGCTTAAAAATGGTGAAATTACTGAATACAGCCTTACACCCGCCGACTTTGGATTAGATAATTATTCGCTTGAAGATATTGCAGGTGATACCCCTGAATACAACGCACAAGCGACTCGCGATATTTTAGCCGGCAACGGAAAGGCAGCACACAATGCAGCTATTGCCGCCAATGTCAGCGCGTTACTGGTGATGTCTGGCAAAGCTGACAACCTTAAAGAAGGCACAAAGCAAGTTTTAGACGTATTAGCATCAGGTAAATGTGTTCAAACACTGCAAACAATTGCGGAGGTCAGTCATGCCTAACGTCTTAGAAAAGATCGTAGAAGACAAAAAAGTTGAGCTTGTTGAGCGTAAAAAAACATTGCCGTTAAGTGAATTTCAATCATTGGTTAAGCCAAGTGAACGTGACTTTTATGGTGAAATGGCAAAGCCTGGCATTCAGTTTATTTTAGAGTGCAAAAAGGCATCGCCTTCAAAGGGTCTGATCAGAGAGAATTTTGACCTAGATGAAATTACGTCTGTATACGCAAAGTACGCAACCTGTATCAGTGTCTTGACTGATGCGAAATACTTCCAAGGTAGCTTCGATTACTTAAGCTATGTACGCGGTAAAGTTGAACAACCACTTATCTGTAAAGACTTTTTCATTGACGAGTATCAGGTATACCTCGCTCGTCTGAAAGGCGGCGATGCCATCTTATTAATGCTGTCTGTCTTAGATGATGAAACATATGAAAAACTGGCGGCACTTGCCCACTCTCTTAACATGGCTGTGCTAACGGAAGTTAGCAACGAA
This genomic window from Pseudoalteromonas luteoviolacea contains:
- a CDS encoding aminodeoxychorismate/anthranilate synthase component II; translation: MTPKVYFLDNFDSFSYNLVDELSQLGSELVVYRNHIDARTIYDKMCNETVPVVLVLSPGPGKPSEAGCLLELIELCKGKFPMLGICLGQQALTQSYGGTIGHAGETVHGKSSQIDVDEHPVFAGLGRQFPVARYHSLMATSVPESLNIIARYQDIPMAVYHSTDKVIGYQFHPESILTPDGAKLLKQSIDYLTC
- the trpD gene encoding anthranilate phosphoribosyltransferase, yielding MESLNQLIEQQSLSFEQATELFGQVMQGALSEVELTAALIALKIKGETASEIAGAAKAMRDHAVAFDNRGLYCADSCGTGGDGTNTINVSTTAAIVAAACGIPMVKHGNRSVSSKSGSADLLRTLGINLEMTPEQGANCLEQTNFAFLFAPLYHSGVKHAMPVRTKLKTRTLFNILGPLANPAKPQLQLLGVYDPALCRPMAETLKMLGTERAMVVHGAGCDEIALHGTTQVTELKNGEITEYSLTPADFGLDNYSLEDIAGDTPEYNAQATRDILAGNGKAAHNAAIAANVSALLVMSGKADNLKEGTKQVLDVLASGKCVQTLQTIAEVSHA